TTTAATCTATCAAAAGTTCATTTATACTAGAAATCAAGCTCTTCCCCTATTTTTTTCAATCCAAAGTATTTTCTGATGCTGTAGATAACCAAATAAGCAATTGGTGTATCGAGGAAAGCAATAAACACTTTAAAAACAAATCCATAAATCAACAATTTGCTAAACATTGTCCATTCAATTGCACCAAATGAACACAATAGAAAAATGACTGTAAATGTATCGATAAACTGTGAGCTTATGGTTGATGCATTATTCCTTAGCCAGAGATGTTTTCCTTTTGTCAGTTTCTTCCAGAAATGAAATAGCTGAACATCAATAAATTGAGCCAGTAGGTAAGCAGCCATAGAAGAACCAACTGCAACGAATGTTAAACCAAAA
The Bacteroidota bacterium genome window above contains:
- a CDS encoding queuosine precursor transporter, coding for MMVESKKQQAESLYLILGALFIAALVSGNLIFQKFFHWTPFGKYTFELSVGILPYPITFLVTDIISEVYGRRRANKVVLAGLFASVFMLLIIVIANKVPATIWSPVSDIEFNKVFGLTFVAVGSSMAAYLLAQFIDVQLFHFWKKLTKGKHLWLRNNASTISSQFIDTFTVIFLLCSFGAIEWTMFSKLLIYGFVFKVFIAFLDTPIAYLVIYSIRKYFGLKKIGEELDF